One stretch of Trichocoleus sp. DNA includes these proteins:
- a CDS encoding adenylate kinase, whose amino-acid sequence MKKVAVFGNAGGGKSTLSKRLSEITGLPLYVLDKIKYKSGGVEVSQEDYQQIHQKVLATDQWIIDGFGSMETLWPRLDEADSLVFVDLPLYVHFWWVTKRMITGYFSPPAGWPEKSPIFKSSMSSYRALWLCHKYLTPKYREYVEQARSTKSVYHIKTTEQISQFFKLIETKP is encoded by the coding sequence ATGAAAAAAGTAGCAGTATTTGGCAATGCTGGAGGTGGCAAATCAACGCTAAGCAAGAGATTATCAGAAATTACAGGTTTGCCACTTTACGTCTTAGACAAGATTAAATATAAATCAGGGGGTGTTGAGGTTTCGCAGGAAGACTATCAGCAGATTCATCAGAAAGTTCTGGCAACGGATCAATGGATCATCGATGGTTTTGGCTCCATGGAAACCCTTTGGCCACGGCTCGATGAGGCAGATAGTCTTGTGTTTGTTGATTTACCGCTCTATGTCCATTTCTGGTGGGTGACGAAGCGAATGATCACAGGTTACTTTAGTCCACCTGCAGGCTGGCCTGAAAAGAGCCCAATCTTCAAGAGTTCGATGAGTAGTTACCGGGCGCTTTGGTTATGCCACAAATATTTGACGCCAAAATATCGGGAGTATGTTGAGCAAGCTCGCAGCACCAAAAGCGTCTACCATATCAAAACAACCGAGCAGATTTCGCAATTCTTTAAGTTGATTGAAACTAAGCCCTAA
- a CDS encoding S41 family peptidase, producing the protein MSPALSQESLEEKVFNEVWQTVNENFYDENFNGIDWAAMQDKYKSQATGTQNRQQLADVINQMLAELRTSHTHFYTPEEAAYYQLLGIFQPDNKDLPPAAKALFPNGKYEYTGIGIFTKINYDKTFISGVLDGSPAAKAGLVVGDELLLVDGKPFHQIESFAGKTGQSVTLLIQRSTDPTSQQEINVTPQKFDATTFLKEAQKESTQVIEQQGKRVGYIHIWSNAADLHQQQMMDDLMFGKLADVDGLVLDIRDGWGGGSIGSLNFFTGESPSITSIRRDGKTFVADYHWKKPVVLLMNEGSRSSKEIIAFGFQQSKIGALVGKTTAGAVVAGRAFVMQDAGLLYVAVADVLVDGNQRLEGKGVTPDISVDFPLEYAAGVDPQKQQAIVTLVSAIEQQSQR; encoded by the coding sequence ATGTCTCCTGCTTTGTCTCAGGAATCTTTAGAAGAGAAAGTGTTTAACGAAGTTTGGCAAACTGTCAATGAGAATTTTTATGATGAAAATTTTAATGGCATTGACTGGGCAGCAATGCAAGACAAATACAAATCTCAAGCAACAGGGACACAAAATCGTCAACAGCTTGCAGATGTCATTAACCAGATGCTAGCCGAGCTACGAACCTCTCATACTCATTTTTATACTCCAGAGGAAGCAGCTTATTATCAACTGTTAGGAATTTTTCAGCCTGACAATAAAGATTTACCGCCTGCCGCAAAAGCATTATTTCCAAACGGTAAATACGAGTACACCGGCATTGGTATCTTTACGAAGATCAATTATGACAAAACATTTATCAGCGGAGTTTTAGATGGTAGTCCGGCAGCAAAAGCAGGTTTAGTGGTAGGCGACGAATTGCTGCTTGTAGACGGTAAGCCCTTTCACCAAATTGAATCATTTGCAGGTAAAACAGGACAAAGTGTAACACTCTTGATTCAGCGATCGACCGATCCAACAAGTCAGCAAGAGATTAACGTTACTCCTCAAAAATTCGATGCAACAACCTTTTTGAAAGAGGCTCAGAAGGAAAGCACACAGGTCATTGAGCAACAAGGCAAACGGGTTGGCTATATTCATATTTGGTCAAACGCGGCTGATCTTCACCAGCAGCAAATGATGGACGATTTGATGTTCGGCAAACTTGCTGATGTGGATGGTTTAGTGTTAGATATCCGTGACGGATGGGGGGGTGGTTCGATCGGTTCTCTCAATTTCTTTACGGGTGAGAGTCCAAGCATAACCAGTATTAGACGAGATGGAAAAACGTTTGTCGCTGATTATCACTGGAAAAAACCTGTTGTTCTTCTAATGAATGAGGGCAGCAGAAGCAGCAAGGAAATTATTGCGTTTGGTTTTCAGCAATCTAAAATTGGTGCTTTGGTCGGCAAGACGACCGCAGGCGCAGTTGTGGCAGGACGCGCATTTGTGATGCAAGATGCTGGTTTGTTGTATGTTGCTGTTGCCGATGTATTGGTGGATGGAAATCAGCGATTAGAAGGAAAAGGAGTAACTCCAGACATTTCTGTCGATTTTCCATTGGAATATGCAGCAGGCGTTGATCCACAAAAACAGCAGGCGATCGTTACGTTGGTTAGCGCAATTGAGCAGCAAAGCCAACGTTAA
- a CDS encoding L,D-transpeptidase: MALPAVAQTSQAAMPPAESSTPVLGSPLPFLTPELPEIKPVLPATSTVRLVIKLRERRVYVYEDNKVKVSYPVAIGRAGWETPTGRFEVRQKLENPGWTNPITGEQMPPGTDNPLGERWIGFWTDGLNWVGFHGTPNRESVGTAASHGCVRMYNEDVRKLYELVDLGTPVTVEL, from the coding sequence GTGGCACTGCCCGCAGTCGCACAAACTTCTCAAGCTGCGATGCCTCCAGCAGAATCATCTACACCTGTCCTAGGCAGCCCATTGCCTTTTTTGACACCCGAGCTGCCCGAGATCAAGCCGGTTCTGCCAGCAACTTCAACCGTACGACTGGTGATAAAGCTGCGCGAGCGGCGTGTGTATGTCTATGAGGACAACAAAGTGAAAGTCAGCTACCCCGTTGCGATCGGTAGAGCAGGTTGGGAAACCCCGACAGGTCGTTTTGAGGTTAGGCAAAAGCTGGAAAACCCAGGCTGGACGAATCCTATCACTGGGGAACAGATGCCACCAGGTACCGATAACCCGCTGGGCGAACGATGGATTGGTTTCTGGACAGATGGGCTCAATTGGGTTGGCTTCCACGGAACGCCCAATCGCGAATCTGTCGGAACGGCTGCCTCCCATGGCTGTGTTCGGATGTATAACGAAGATGTTCGGAAGCTTTATGAACTCGTTGACCTGGGAACACCTGTTACTGTGGAGCTGTAA